A single Brevundimonas sp. M20 DNA region contains:
- a CDS encoding ActR/PrrA/RegA family redox response regulator transcription factor, translating to MPDTEARIAALADKTLLLLDDDNALRTRLGRALESRGFEVTTAGSVGEATDALRVSVPAFAVLDMRLEDGNGLKVVEMIRDRREDSRIVMLTGYGAIATAVAAVKAGAVDYMQKPADADDVVKALLMTGEAPEPPENPMSADRVRWEHIQRVYELCDHNVSETARRLGMHRRTLQRILAKRAPR from the coding sequence ATGCCCGATACCGAAGCTCGCATCGCCGCGCTGGCGGACAAGACCCTCCTGCTGCTGGACGATGACAACGCCCTGCGCACCCGTCTGGGCCGCGCGCTGGAGAGCCGCGGCTTTGAAGTGACGACCGCCGGATCGGTCGGCGAGGCGACCGACGCCCTGCGCGTCTCGGTCCCGGCCTTCGCCGTGCTGGACATGCGCCTTGAGGACGGCAACGGCCTGAAGGTGGTTGAGATGATCCGCGACCGTCGCGAGGACAGCCGCATCGTCATGCTGACCGGCTACGGCGCCATCGCCACGGCGGTCGCGGCGGTGAAGGCCGGCGCGGTCGACTACATGCAGAAGCCCGCCGATGCCGATGATGTGGTGAAGGCCCTGCTGATGACCGGCGAGGCCCCGGAGCCGCCGGAAAATCCGATGAGCGCCGACCGGGTCCGCTGGGAGCATATCCAGCGAGTCTATGAGCTGTGCGACCACAATGTCTCCGAGACGGCCCGCCGCCTCGGCATGCACCGCCGGACCCTGCAGCGCATTCTCGCCAAGCGCGCGCCGCGCTGA